In a single window of the Virgibacillus dokdonensis genome:
- a CDS encoding PH domain-containing protein — translation MYKNIEEPKRKISPYAINVWRITNTIGHTIFLIILVVLLIMDSHFAWYSWISYILWGLLGFTIISAVWSIVFEPTLLQKYWRYGLNKEFVQLKHGRWNLAHQVIPMTKIQYVSLQQGPILRKYGLSSISIGTMASTHEIPAIQEDEAKAIRNEIAELAKVKEVEN, via the coding sequence TTGTACAAAAACATAGAAGAACCAAAACGAAAAATTTCTCCATACGCTATTAATGTATGGCGAATTACAAACACAATCGGACATACTATATTTCTCATTATTTTAGTCGTTTTACTTATCATGGACTCCCACTTTGCTTGGTATAGCTGGATTAGTTACATATTATGGGGCTTACTAGGTTTTACGATTATCTCTGCTGTTTGGAGTATAGTTTTTGAACCGACATTACTACAAAAATATTGGCGGTATGGTTTGAATAAGGAATTTGTCCAATTAAAGCACGGAAGATGGAATTTGGCACACCAAGTTATCCCTATGACAAAAATTCAATATGTTAGCCTACAACAAGGACCCATTTTACGAAAATACGGACTATCAAGTATCTCCATTGGTACAATGGCTTCCACTCATGAAATTCCTGCTATACAAGAGGACGAAGCAAAGGCTATTCGAAATGAAATTGCTGAACTTGCCAAAGTGAAGGAAGTGGAGAACTAA
- a CDS encoding PH domain-containing protein, whose product MDQKKRMHPMMMPVSFFASLKDIFFVFIILFVLNYSSEATWVEIGRILFFVYLIYEFVSVIVTWWRTTYSINESFIEIEQGLFTRKHHQIPYDRIQNVQTNTPFYLRPFHLTTLTLETGAEDEDSSFTFTAITKDEAQQIEYVLDHYTKQKTSDAIDTNIIETETDEAQAMTKEEKNVHFNPTKKDILKASVLSFSYLLLIPVLASMFSNIDEVYDLSATGNKIIQFVKDSWFWIGALIILFIIVAICFGIMRTYLKYGRYEISSDHERIYIRKGVLNEQHFSIRKQNVQAVHIKQSLLKRMLKIAEVKLISAGGVDLSGEEVNSLYPFLPIHRAYTIIEEILPEFAVQTNMESLPKKSLVARMCQTPVLWIIGTIIIVIFFPTWWPVSIILFLFTIVSRLLDYYFTRFLIHGETLQVRTGGFFMTTSITTREKIIEFKLEQNFIQKRFDLANMETANRSKPVHTTPLYNIPMQMTQRAFIWYTGRNPRIEGGLDGE is encoded by the coding sequence ATGGATCAAAAAAAGCGCATGCACCCCATGATGATGCCCGTATCATTTTTTGCATCATTAAAGGACATTTTCTTCGTATTTATTATTTTATTTGTACTTAACTATTCCTCCGAAGCAACGTGGGTAGAAATTGGTAGAATCTTATTTTTTGTCTACCTAATTTATGAGTTTGTGTCGGTTATTGTAACGTGGTGGCGTACTACATATAGCATCAATGAAAGCTTCATTGAAATCGAGCAAGGCCTTTTCACACGTAAACATCATCAAATTCCGTATGATCGGATTCAAAATGTCCAAACAAATACCCCGTTTTATTTACGACCATTTCATCTAACAACGCTGACGTTAGAAACGGGAGCAGAAGATGAGGATTCATCCTTCACTTTTACAGCCATTACGAAGGACGAAGCTCAACAAATTGAATATGTTTTAGACCATTACACGAAACAGAAAACTTCGGATGCAATAGACACAAATATAATAGAAACAGAAACAGACGAAGCCCAAGCCATGACAAAAGAAGAAAAAAATGTCCACTTTAATCCCACTAAAAAAGACATTTTAAAAGCTTCTGTTTTATCATTTAGCTATTTATTGCTTATCCCTGTACTAGCATCAATGTTTAGTAATATTGACGAAGTATATGATCTATCCGCAACGGGAAATAAGATTATTCAATTTGTAAAGGACTCTTGGTTTTGGATTGGTGCTTTAATCATCCTATTTATTATCGTTGCAATTTGCTTTGGAATAATGCGTACTTACTTAAAATATGGTCGTTATGAAATCTCATCTGATCATGAGCGGATTTATATTCGTAAAGGTGTATTAAACGAACAACACTTTTCCATTCGTAAACAAAATGTGCAAGCCGTTCATATTAAACAATCATTGTTAAAACGCATGCTTAAAATAGCTGAAGTAAAGCTAATTAGCGCTGGTGGGGTTGATCTTTCAGGGGAAGAAGTAAATTCCCTTTATCCATTTTTACCAATTCATCGCGCATATACGATCATTGAAGAAATACTACCTGAATTCGCAGTACAAACAAATATGGAATCACTCCCGAAGAAATCGTTAGTAGCGCGAATGTGTCAAACACCTGTACTTTGGATCATCGGCACCATTATTATTGTTATTTTCTTTCCAACATGGTGGCCTGTATCGATAATTTTGTTTCTATTTACGATCGTGTCACGCTTACTAGATTATTATTTCACTCGCTTTTTAATTCATGGGGAAACATTGCAAGTCCGTACAGGAGGCTTCTTCATGACAACAAGCATTACAACGAGAGAAAAAATCATTGAATTTAAGCTAGAACAAAATTTTATTCAAAAACGTTTTGACCTAGCAAATATGGAAACAGCAAATCGAAGCAAACCTGTTCATACCACTCCCTTATATAA